The following proteins are co-located in the Mycolicibacterium goodii genome:
- a CDS encoding amidohydrolase family protein, whose translation MITAPLAGGVIDVHAHWLPRELFDLPPGAPYGPLHDRDGQLHLGDLPLSIATDAMSDEAAIIDDMDRAGVGVRVLSAPPFAFPLRGGDDADRYAAEFNQALAKLVARGDGRLAGLGIVSLDAGPDFASGSVPRQLDHLAAVDGIAGVAIPPVVDGRSFDGAALRHVLTEAARRDLAVLVHPMQIGRAEWSQFYLANLIGNPVETATAVATLILSGLHEELPGLRICFLHGGGCAPGLLGRWSHGWTARADVRSRTSRAPAEAFRRLYFDTITHGVPQLELLTELAGEDRIVCGSDYPFDMAEVDPARFAVEHGPGQDSLIRAARAFLGVRDARAGDTINPDRNPSATPVLAPDAT comes from the coding sequence GTGATCACCGCACCTCTCGCCGGTGGCGTCATCGACGTCCACGCACACTGGCTGCCCAGAGAACTGTTCGACCTGCCGCCCGGGGCGCCATACGGCCCCTTGCACGACCGCGACGGTCAGCTCCACCTCGGCGACCTGCCGCTGTCGATCGCCACCGACGCCATGAGTGACGAAGCCGCCATCATCGACGACATGGACCGCGCCGGGGTCGGGGTCCGCGTCCTGTCGGCCCCGCCGTTCGCGTTCCCGCTGCGCGGCGGCGATGACGCCGACCGGTACGCCGCCGAATTCAATCAGGCGCTGGCCAAGCTGGTCGCCAGGGGTGACGGGCGCCTGGCCGGACTAGGCATCGTCAGCCTGGACGCCGGCCCGGACTTCGCGTCCGGTTCGGTTCCGCGCCAGCTCGACCACCTCGCCGCGGTGGACGGGATCGCCGGTGTGGCGATACCGCCGGTGGTCGACGGCCGATCGTTCGACGGTGCGGCGCTGCGCCACGTGCTGACCGAGGCCGCACGGCGCGACCTGGCCGTCCTGGTGCACCCGATGCAGATCGGGCGAGCCGAGTGGTCGCAGTTCTACCTGGCCAACCTGATCGGCAACCCGGTCGAAACCGCAACGGCGGTGGCCACATTGATCCTCAGCGGCCTGCATGAGGAACTGCCGGGTCTGCGGATCTGCTTCCTGCACGGCGGTGGTTGCGCACCCGGGCTGCTGGGCCGGTGGAGCCACGGCTGGACCGCGCGTGCCGACGTCCGCTCACGCACGTCGCGGGCTCCGGCGGAGGCATTCCGCCGGCTGTACTTCGACACGATCACCCACGGCGTCCCCCAACTCGAGCTGCTGACCGAACTCGCGGGCGAGGACAGGATCGTGTGCGGCAGCGACTACCCCTTCGACATGGCCGAGGTCGATCCGGCCCGGTTCGCCGTCGAGCACGGCCCGGGTCAGGATTCGCTCATCCGGGCGGCCCGCGCGTTCCTGGGAGTCCGGGACGCGCGCGCGGGCGACACCATCAACCCCGATAGGAACCCCAGTGCCACACCTGTTCTCGCCCCTGACGCTACGTGA
- a CDS encoding FAD binding domain-containing protein — protein MTDYSQARAVVVGGSIGGLTTALLLRDIGFHVDVFERTPTALDGRGSGIVLQPDTVRWFQERSSQDLGDLQTATRFVQYLDRSGDVVHREPATWTYTSWGTFYRALLADFGTEHYHYGEYACGFDQDEAEAVVRFVSGRTATADLVVFADGITSTARERFDPDATLRYAGYIGWRGTVALSALSEPTRNTLRDAITYDVVPHSHITMYPIPGEDGLGESQRLMNYVWYRNVPAGPELTEMLIDKRGFGGSVSVHPGQVQDRYVDAMRADAAELFAPAVAETVVRTEQPYLQVLSDVRSTRMAMGRVALIGDAACASRPHAAAGTAKAAADAWTLAGALAASDGDIAAALRKWEPAQLQLSDSLLRRVVDMGDRSQFHNTWWPGDPDLRFGLYGPGH, from the coding sequence ATGACCGACTACTCCCAAGCCCGCGCCGTCGTCGTCGGCGGGTCGATCGGCGGACTGACCACCGCACTTCTGCTGCGGGACATCGGCTTCCACGTGGATGTCTTCGAACGCACCCCGACCGCACTGGACGGACGCGGCAGCGGGATCGTCCTGCAACCGGACACGGTGCGCTGGTTCCAGGAGCGCAGCAGCCAGGATCTGGGCGACCTGCAGACCGCCACCCGGTTCGTGCAGTACCTCGACCGCAGCGGCGATGTCGTGCACCGTGAACCGGCCACCTGGACCTACACCTCGTGGGGGACCTTCTACCGGGCCCTGCTGGCCGATTTCGGCACCGAGCACTACCACTACGGCGAGTACGCCTGCGGTTTCGACCAGGACGAGGCCGAAGCGGTCGTGCGCTTCGTCAGCGGCCGGACCGCCACCGCCGACCTGGTGGTGTTCGCCGACGGGATCACCTCCACCGCTCGGGAGCGCTTCGACCCCGACGCCACGCTGCGGTACGCCGGGTACATCGGCTGGCGCGGCACCGTGGCGCTGTCGGCACTGTCCGAACCCACCCGCAACACCCTGCGCGATGCCATCACCTATGACGTCGTCCCGCATTCGCACATCACGATGTACCCGATCCCCGGCGAGGACGGACTCGGTGAGTCGCAGCGTCTGATGAACTACGTGTGGTACCGCAATGTGCCCGCCGGGCCCGAGCTCACCGAAATGCTGATCGACAAACGAGGATTCGGCGGATCGGTGTCCGTGCACCCCGGTCAGGTGCAGGACCGCTACGTCGACGCGATGCGGGCCGATGCCGCCGAGTTGTTCGCGCCTGCGGTCGCCGAGACCGTCGTCCGCACCGAGCAGCCCTACCTGCAGGTGCTCTCCGATGTGCGCTCCACACGCATGGCGATGGGGCGGGTCGCGCTCATCGGTGACGCGGCCTGCGCCTCCCGGCCGCACGCCGCCGCGGGAACGGCCAAAGCCGCGGCCGATGCATGGACACTGGCCGGCGCGCTCGCCGCCTCCGACGGCGACATCGCCGCCGCGCTTCGCAAATGGGAGCCCGCCCAGCTGCAACTCAGCGACTCGCTGCTGCGACGCGTGGTCGACATGGGCGATCGCTCCCAGTTCCACAACACCTGGTGGCCGGGCGACCCGGACCTGCGGTTCGGGCTCTACGGGCCCGGACACTGA
- a CDS encoding MFS transporter produces MSSSTSPRPGRPAVSWRHEITRTQWLVLAGTTLGWGLDGFAGSLYILVLGPTMTELLPHGGIEPTGASIGFYGGLTVAMFLIGWATGGILFGMLADYFGRTRVLSIGILTYAVFSALAALADTWWQLAILRFIAGVGSGVEAPVGAALIAESWRNRFRARAGGVMMAGYAGGFFAAAAAYALLGDHGWRAMMLLAGLPALLVWFIRRYVPEPPEISDHLRSRRQRKAQGDSHSDDHFVLRRLFRAPLLRPMLVCTALATGALITFWSVSTWYPQILRALTAAAGLPREVADHRVAVAAMLFNAGGIVGYASWGFIADAIGRRRAFLISFAVSAAGIVWTFPFDRGYTEFLIAMPILGFGLFGALSGTFIYAPELFPPSVRATALAVCNSVGRYITALGPFVAGVIATSWFGGNLGIATAAVSAVGLIALVGLVFARETRGEPLPTDTTAHPVPHPEKSLS; encoded by the coding sequence ATGTCATCGTCGACATCGCCCCGCCCGGGGAGGCCAGCGGTGAGCTGGCGTCACGAGATCACCCGAACACAGTGGCTGGTGCTCGCGGGCACCACCCTGGGCTGGGGACTCGACGGCTTCGCCGGAAGCCTCTACATCCTCGTCCTCGGGCCCACCATGACAGAACTGTTGCCGCACGGCGGGATCGAGCCGACCGGTGCGTCCATCGGTTTCTACGGCGGCCTGACGGTGGCGATGTTCCTGATCGGTTGGGCCACCGGCGGAATCCTGTTCGGGATGCTCGCCGACTACTTCGGACGCACCAGGGTGTTGTCGATCGGCATCCTCACCTACGCGGTGTTCAGCGCGCTGGCGGCGCTTGCCGACACGTGGTGGCAGTTGGCGATCCTGCGGTTCATCGCCGGTGTCGGCTCCGGTGTCGAGGCACCCGTGGGCGCCGCCCTGATCGCCGAGAGCTGGCGCAACCGCTTCCGCGCCCGCGCAGGTGGGGTGATGATGGCCGGCTACGCGGGCGGGTTCTTCGCCGCCGCCGCTGCCTACGCCCTTCTCGGCGACCACGGGTGGCGCGCCATGATGCTGCTGGCCGGCCTGCCCGCGCTGCTGGTCTGGTTCATCCGTCGCTACGTACCCGAGCCGCCCGAGATCAGCGATCACCTGCGGTCCCGCAGACAGCGAAAAGCTCAGGGCGACAGCCACTCCGATGACCACTTCGTGCTGCGGCGGCTGTTCCGCGCCCCGCTGCTCCGCCCGATGCTGGTGTGCACCGCACTGGCCACCGGCGCCCTGATCACCTTCTGGAGCGTGTCCACCTGGTACCCGCAGATCCTGCGGGCCCTCACCGCGGCCGCCGGCCTGCCCCGGGAGGTCGCCGACCACCGGGTCGCGGTCGCCGCCATGCTGTTCAACGCCGGTGGCATCGTCGGCTATGCGTCATGGGGATTCATCGCCGATGCGATCGGCAGGCGCCGAGCCTTCCTGATCAGCTTCGCGGTTTCGGCGGCAGGCATCGTCTGGACGTTCCCGTTCGACCGCGGCTACACCGAATTCCTCATCGCCATGCCGATTCTGGGCTTCGGGTTGTTCGGTGCGCTGTCCGGGACCTTCATCTACGCCCCGGAGTTGTTCCCACCGAGCGTGCGGGCCACCGCGCTGGCGGTCTGCAACAGTGTCGGCCGCTACATCACCGCGCTCGGCCCCTTCGTCGCCGGCGTGATCGCCACCTCCTGGTTCGGCGGGAACCTCGGCATCGCGACCGCGGCGGTATCGGCGGTCGGCCTCATCGCCCTCGTCGGCCTGGTGTTCGCCCGAGAGACCCGCGGTGAGCCGCTGCCCACCGACACCACCGCCCACCCTGTTCCTCACCCGGAGAAGAGCCTCTCATGA
- a CDS encoding aldehyde dehydrogenase, which translates to MTTGTTGTTGTFPRDELHDSPTRDIINPATGAVITTVAEHGAAEVDAAVARARAAFENGPWPRLARSERARLLLGIADAIEADSERLYTLEARNNGRPITETRAQLSRVPEWFRYNAGLLAAQRTAVLPGDGPYVTYQQRRPLGVCGIITPFNHPMLILARSLSAALANGNTVVVKPSEMTPLTTQALAEIIAAAGIPEGVVNVVTGGRPAGERLTEHPDVAKITLTGGTEAGRSASIATAARFARITAELGGKTPIAVFDDVDPHIAAEGAAFAAFVAAGQSCVAGSRFLVQRGIYDAFVDALSARADAIRLGDPELATTQMGPLISARQRDKVRALIDAGLAEGARLAAGGAIPDLPAPFDGGFYLRPTVLADATIDMTVSRQEIFGPVAVIVPFDTEADAVAMANDNRYGLGAGVWTVDVGRAHRVAAGIDAGMVWVNDHHRLEPSLPWGGIKESGSGKDAGTESFDDFSWIKTVVVRTAAEPVDWYGGEPQSRLN; encoded by the coding sequence ATGACCACCGGGACCACCGGGACCACCGGCACCTTTCCTCGGGACGAACTGCACGACTCCCCGACGCGCGACATCATCAATCCCGCCACCGGCGCGGTGATCACCACGGTCGCCGAGCACGGTGCCGCCGAGGTCGACGCCGCGGTCGCGCGGGCCCGCGCCGCATTCGAGAACGGTCCCTGGCCACGACTGGCCCGCAGCGAACGGGCCCGGCTGCTGCTGGGCATCGCCGACGCCATCGAGGCCGACTCCGAACGGCTCTACACCCTGGAGGCACGCAACAACGGCAGGCCCATCACCGAAACCCGCGCCCAGCTGTCCCGGGTACCGGAATGGTTCCGCTACAACGCCGGACTGCTGGCCGCGCAGCGCACCGCCGTGCTGCCCGGTGACGGTCCCTACGTCACCTATCAGCAGCGCAGGCCGCTTGGGGTGTGCGGGATCATCACCCCGTTCAACCATCCGATGCTGATCCTGGCGCGCAGCCTGTCCGCGGCGCTGGCCAACGGCAACACCGTCGTGGTCAAACCCTCGGAGATGACGCCGCTGACCACGCAGGCCCTGGCCGAGATCATCGCCGCCGCAGGCATTCCCGAGGGTGTGGTCAACGTGGTGACCGGCGGCCGCCCCGCAGGCGAGCGGCTCACCGAGCATCCCGACGTCGCCAAGATCACCCTCACCGGAGGCACCGAGGCCGGCCGGTCCGCCTCGATCGCCACCGCGGCCCGATTCGCCCGCATCACCGCCGAGCTGGGCGGCAAGACCCCGATCGCGGTCTTCGACGACGTCGACCCGCACATCGCCGCCGAAGGCGCGGCGTTCGCGGCGTTCGTCGCCGCAGGCCAATCCTGTGTCGCCGGTTCACGATTCCTCGTGCAGCGTGGCATCTACGACGCTTTCGTCGACGCGCTGAGTGCACGCGCCGACGCGATCCGGCTCGGTGACCCCGAGCTGGCGACCACCCAGATGGGCCCACTGATCAGCGCCCGGCAGCGCGACAAGGTGCGGGCGCTGATCGACGCAGGCCTGGCCGAGGGCGCGCGGCTCGCCGCGGGCGGGGCCATCCCCGATCTGCCCGCACCGTTCGACGGCGGGTTCTACCTGCGGCCGACCGTGCTCGCCGACGCCACCATCGACATGACGGTGTCCCGGCAGGAGATCTTCGGTCCGGTCGCGGTGATCGTGCCGTTCGACACCGAAGCCGACGCGGTCGCGATGGCCAACGACAACCGTTACGGGCTCGGCGCCGGGGTCTGGACCGTCGACGTCGGCCGGGCACACCGGGTCGCGGCCGGTATCGACGCGGGCATGGTGTGGGTCAACGACCACCACCGGCTGGAACCCTCGCTGCCGTGGGGCGGGATCAAGGAGTCCGGGTCGGGTAAGGACGCCGGAACCGAATCATTCGACGACTTCTCCTGGATCAAGACCGTCGTCGTCCGCACCGCTGCCGAACCCGTCGACTGGTACGGCGGCGAGCCGCAGTCGCGCCTGAACTGA
- a CDS encoding helix-turn-helix domain-containing protein — protein MLSPQTEPGTELVTWLGALRRLSASATAEEDLSHVLAEIAETARSLLGFDFCGVLLPDEQSRHLRVRGASGLSSDYVDRVNSDRPLVLHGGSPSSRAFHTAEAVAIRDVTAEPGFELWAGIANEQGYRSMIAVPLVARGEVLGTLNGYYGAVHTYTRFEVERMTLLANHAAIAVSSARRLDELRALTASLRRQRDALTRSEQIHDRLLAVTLRSGGLDGIAAVLQGLIGRPILIDDIQHEVLACSGVTTDFPDTRWRAAAEAGTGSSPVPVGQFDGTTYLASAVHLGDEVAARIWFPETSIDLDPIMVRAVEHASIVTALELLRGQTAAEVEQRLRGELLSDVLSSGAALPDRLLDRAHRLGHDLTVPHIAIVGAFTGLDPVAERRAYERSLVLLAKQSAAHRPKPVVAMHAGTIVMLWPAQDAADAAGAGEVVRQAMRAASADRQATVAVGPGDVASHRESYQTAKGALQVAIMSGRTAAVVGLDDLGIAGLLLRINDPVALSAFARRTLAPILDYDHAHRTELLVTLRAYLECRQERSATAARLVIHPNTVAQRLRRIESLCSVTLTDPAVILQFSAALTVYDIAALD, from the coding sequence ATGTTGTCCCCACAGACGGAGCCGGGAACGGAGCTGGTGACCTGGCTGGGCGCATTGCGCAGGCTCAGCGCGTCGGCGACCGCGGAGGAAGACCTCAGCCATGTGCTGGCCGAGATCGCCGAGACCGCGCGCTCACTCCTGGGCTTCGACTTCTGCGGCGTACTGCTGCCCGATGAGCAATCCCGGCACCTGCGGGTGCGCGGCGCAAGCGGTCTGTCCTCGGACTACGTGGACCGGGTGAACTCCGACCGGCCGCTGGTGCTGCACGGCGGGTCGCCGTCGAGCCGGGCGTTCCACACCGCCGAGGCGGTGGCCATCCGGGACGTCACCGCCGAACCGGGGTTCGAACTCTGGGCGGGCATCGCCAACGAGCAGGGGTACCGATCGATGATCGCGGTGCCGTTGGTCGCCCGCGGCGAGGTTCTCGGGACACTCAACGGCTACTACGGCGCGGTGCACACCTACACGCGCTTCGAGGTCGAGCGGATGACTCTGCTGGCCAACCATGCGGCGATCGCGGTGTCCTCGGCAAGAAGACTCGACGAATTGCGCGCACTGACGGCGTCGCTGCGCAGGCAACGCGATGCGCTGACACGGTCCGAACAGATCCACGACCGATTGTTGGCGGTGACGTTGCGATCCGGCGGCCTGGACGGGATCGCCGCGGTCCTGCAGGGTCTCATCGGCCGCCCGATACTGATCGACGATATCCAGCACGAGGTGCTCGCCTGCTCCGGCGTCACGACGGATTTTCCGGACACCAGATGGCGGGCCGCGGCCGAGGCCGGGACCGGATCCAGCCCGGTGCCCGTCGGACAGTTCGATGGCACAACGTATCTGGCCTCCGCGGTGCACCTCGGCGACGAGGTCGCGGCCCGCATCTGGTTCCCCGAAACGTCGATCGACCTGGATCCGATCATGGTCCGCGCGGTCGAGCACGCTTCGATCGTCACCGCGTTGGAACTGTTGCGCGGTCAGACCGCGGCGGAGGTCGAGCAGCGTCTGCGCGGTGAACTCCTCAGCGATGTGTTGTCCAGCGGCGCAGCACTTCCCGATCGGCTGCTGGACCGCGCTCACCGGCTCGGGCACGACCTCACGGTCCCGCACATCGCGATCGTGGGGGCCTTCACCGGCCTCGACCCGGTCGCCGAGCGACGCGCCTACGAACGATCGCTGGTGCTGCTGGCCAAACAGTCCGCAGCGCACCGGCCGAAACCTGTCGTCGCCATGCACGCCGGGACGATAGTGATGCTCTGGCCCGCGCAGGACGCGGCCGACGCGGCGGGCGCGGGCGAGGTCGTGCGGCAGGCGATGCGCGCCGCCTCGGCAGACCGGCAGGCGACCGTCGCGGTCGGACCGGGAGATGTTGCCTCGCATCGCGAGTCATACCAGACCGCCAAGGGCGCGCTGCAGGTGGCGATCATGTCGGGACGCACCGCCGCGGTCGTGGGCCTGGACGACCTCGGGATCGCCGGGCTGCTGCTGCGGATCAATGATCCGGTCGCCCTGAGCGCCTTCGCACGCCGCACCCTGGCCCCCATCCTCGACTATGACCACGCCCATCGCACCGAACTGCTGGTGACTCTTCGCGCCTACCTGGAGTGCCGCCAGGAACGTTCGGCAACGGCGGCCCGGCTGGTGATCCATCCGAACACCGTGGCGCAGCGGTTGCGCCGGATCGAATCGCTGTGCTCGGTCACCCTGACCGATCCCGCGGTGATCCTGCAGTTCAGCGCGGCACTGACGGTGTACGACATCGCCGCACTCGACTGA